In Streptomyces sp. ML-6, the genomic stretch CACTGGGACAGGCCGGACCTGACCTGACCTCCGTGTCCGGGGCTGCGCCTTTCCTCGTGACGGTCCGGCAGGAGGGGAGGGTCAGGGGCGGCCGGTCAGGTACCCGCCCATGGAGGTGAAGTACTCCGTCGCGGGCATTTCGCGGCCGTCCTCGGTCCGCACCCGGGTGATGGCCAGTCCGTGGTTGCGGCCGGTGCGGGCGTCGGCCCCGGCGACGATCACCACGCCGTCGCCCTCGCGGTAGAAGACGCGGCCGGGCGTACCGCCGTAGCGGTTCTGGGACACGACCGCGGCGAGGACCTCCAGCCGCCTGCCCCGGTGGAAGGTGAAGGCGCTGGGGTACGGCTCGGACTGGGCCCGCACCAGGCGTTCGAGGTCCTCCGCCGGCCAGTTCCAGTCGATGCGGATGTCCTCGGCGGACCGCTTGTGGAAGAAGCTCGCCCGCGAGCGGTCCTGCGGGGTGAACTCCGTCCGGCCGGAGGCGATGAGGCCGAGTGCGCCGATGGTGACCGGGGCGATGAGTTCGACGGTCCGGTGGAAGAGGTCGGTGGCGGTGTCCGTCGGGCCGACCGGGACCGCTTCCTGG encodes the following:
- a CDS encoding methionyl-tRNA formyltransferase gives rise to the protein MRVVMFGYQTWGHRTLRALLDSEHDVVLVVTHPRSDHAYEKIWSDSVADLAEEHGVPVLIRNRPDDDELFERLKEADPDIIVANNWRTWIPPHIFGLPRHGTLNIHDSLLPKYAGFSPLIWALINGETEVGVTAHLMNDELDAGDIVRQEAVPVGPTDTATDLFHRTVELIAPVTIGALGLIASGRTEFTPQDRSRASFFHKRSAEDIRIDWNWPAEDLERLVRAQSEPYPSAFTFHRGRRLEVLAAVVSQNRYGGTPGRVFYREGDGVVIVAGADARTGRNHGLAITRVRTEDGREMPATEYFTSMGGYLTGRP